A section of the Solitalea canadensis DSM 3403 genome encodes:
- a CDS encoding DUF3997 domain-containing protein — MKIFEILCIISLSILYGCKGLTDRRITDRYYLVTMETKENVSIAYSINDDNTSFLDVVKPCVYSIGYNDKYILAKQHPLQSHNNVNTSITNYYIIPIYKEFNYSPEKEVIGPLTLEQFNLKRKVLMIPNEVIFQDL; from the coding sequence ATGAAAATATTTGAAATATTATGCATCATTTCATTAAGTATTTTATATGGATGCAAGGGATTAACCGATAGAAGAATTACTGACAGATATTATTTGGTAACAATGGAAACAAAAGAGAATGTTAGCATTGCATATAGTATTAATGATGATAATACATCATTTTTAGATGTTGTTAAACCATGTGTTTATTCAATAGGCTATAATGACAAATACATCTTGGCAAAACAACATCCACTTCAGAGCCATAATAATGTTAATACATCAATAACCAATTACTACATAATACCCATTTATAAAGAATTTAATTATTCACCTGAAAAGGAAGTAATTGGGCCATTAACTTTAGAGCAATTCAATTTAAAGAGGAAAGTATTAATGATACCTAATGAAGTAATATTTCAAGATTTATAA